In Chthoniobacterales bacterium, a single genomic region encodes these proteins:
- a CDS encoding sigma-54 dependent transcriptional regulator yields the protein MNPSDKILIVDDTPTNIRILTEALEPLGYEILAASNGEQGLKIAARSRPSLILLDVVMPDRDGYSVCRALKADEATREIPVLFVTAKEETRHVLKGFEAGAVDYIPKPFQVEEVAIRVENHLKISRLTRQLQERNAQLEAESARRRAVEADKHRVDERLELLGEQEAKRWGLGGFVGRSRLVREVLANIERLQAFPGTNVLITGESGTGKELIARAVHHSSSRARGPFVPVNCVAIPAELAESMLFGHMKGSFTGAVSDRKGCFELADGGTLFLDEIGDMPSGLQAKLLRVLEDGEITPVGAARSRKVDVRVVAATNAELDEKIAAGEFRQDLYFRLARYTVEMPPLRERIEDVPLLAAHFLGVFADEMGMPRPELTPAALAQLSAHAFPGNVRELKNIIERALIESRGRAIEPAHLRLVSTPPRRAPIIGDVAAAPLPATPLPLNLEAAEQALIQRALAETEGNVAEAARLLGVNRSRIYRRFQQPAG from the coding sequence ATGAATCCGTCCGATAAAATTCTCATCGTCGACGACACCCCGACGAATATTCGCATTCTCACCGAGGCGCTCGAGCCGCTCGGTTACGAGATCCTCGCGGCATCGAATGGCGAGCAGGGCCTGAAGATCGCGGCCCGATCGCGGCCATCGCTCATCCTGCTCGACGTCGTGATGCCCGATCGCGATGGCTACTCGGTCTGCCGCGCCCTCAAGGCGGACGAGGCGACGCGCGAGATTCCCGTTCTTTTCGTGACGGCGAAGGAGGAGACGCGGCATGTGCTGAAGGGGTTCGAGGCCGGCGCGGTCGACTACATCCCGAAGCCGTTCCAGGTCGAGGAGGTCGCCATTCGCGTCGAGAATCATCTCAAGATCAGCCGGCTCACCCGGCAATTGCAGGAGCGCAACGCCCAGCTCGAGGCGGAGAGCGCCCGTCGCCGGGCCGTGGAGGCCGACAAGCACAGGGTCGACGAACGGCTCGAGCTTCTCGGCGAGCAGGAGGCGAAGCGCTGGGGGCTGGGGGGATTCGTCGGTCGGAGCCGGCTCGTGCGCGAGGTGCTGGCGAATATCGAGCGCCTGCAGGCTTTTCCGGGCACCAATGTCCTCATCACCGGAGAGAGCGGCACGGGCAAGGAGTTGATCGCCCGAGCGGTGCATCACAGCAGCTCGCGGGCGCGGGGCCCATTCGTGCCGGTGAACTGCGTGGCGATTCCAGCGGAGCTCGCGGAGTCCATGCTTTTCGGTCACATGAAGGGCTCCTTCACCGGAGCGGTGTCGGATCGCAAGGGCTGCTTCGAGCTGGCGGACGGCGGCACGCTCTTCCTCGACGAGATCGGTGACATGCCGTCGGGTCTGCAGGCGAAGCTGCTGCGCGTGCTCGAGGATGGCGAGATCACCCCGGTGGGCGCCGCTCGTTCGCGGAAGGTCGACGTGCGCGTGGTGGCGGCCACGAATGCGGAGCTCGACGAGAAGATTGCCGCCGGCGAGTTCCGGCAGGACCTCTATTTCCGGCTCGCGCGTTACACCGTCGAGATGCCGCCGCTGCGCGAGCGCATCGAGGACGTGCCCTTGCTGGCCGCGCATTTCCTGGGAGTCTTCGCCGACGAGATGGGCATGCCGCGACCCGAGCTTACGCCTGCCGCGCTCGCCCAACTCTCGGCCCACGCCTTTCCCGGCAATGTGAGGGAGCTCAAGAACATCATCGAGCGCGCGCTTATCGAGAGCCGCGGGCGGGCGATCGAGCCGGCGCATCTGCGGCTGGTGTCGACGCCGCCGCGGCGCGCTCCGATCATCGGGGACGTGGCGGCGGCGCCTTTGCCGGCCACGCCGCTGCCGCTCAATCTCGAGGCCGCGGAGCAGGCGCTCATCCAGCGCGCGCTTGCGGAAACCGAGGGCAACGTCGCCGAGGCCGCGCGGCTGCTCGGCGTGAACCGCAGTCGCATCTACCGGCGGTTTCAGCAGCCGGCCGGCTGA